The window TCACGCCTTCGTTGTGCCCGACGACCCGAAAGAGCGTGAGAAGGGAGACCTCTTCGTAAACGCCCGCGCGATGGCCGCGGCTTTGCACGGCGATACCGTGATTGCTCGCGTCACCGGCGTGCGCGAGCGCGGGCGCGAAGGCCGCGTCGAAGCGGTTTTGCATCGCGCCAATCAAACGGTCATCGGAACATTCGTAAAGCTCAAATCCGAGAGCTTCGCCTCGCCGATCGATGAAAGGTTTCTCTACGAGATCAGCATCGCGCCCGCGGATATACTCGGCGCGAATGACGGCGACATCGTCAACGTCGAGATCACCCGGCCTCCCATAGCCGGGCGGCGTCCATGGGGACGAGTGATCGAGGTCCTGGGCCAGCCTGAACAACCGGGCATTGATCTTGAGATCATCATCAGAAAGCATCAACTGCCTCACGTCTTTCCCGAAGCCGCACTCGCCGAAGCGGAAGCCATTCACGACGCCATAAGCGAAGAGCAACTCGCCGGGCGAGAGGATCTGCGCGAGCGGCTGACGATTACGATCGATGGAGAGACAGCGCGCGACTTTGACGACGCCGTGTCGCTCGAGGAGCTGCCCAGCGGCCGTTTGCTTCTTGGCGTTCACATCGCCGACGTGAGCAACTATGTCCGAGAAGGTAGCACGCTTGACGAAGAAGCATTCCGCCGCGGCACATCGGTTTACTTTCCCGAGCGCGCCATTCCGATGCTTCCTGAGAGGCTCTCGAATGATATCTGCTCGCTCAAGCCGCAAGTGGACCGGCTGACGATGTCGGCGCTGATCGAGCTTAACCGAAACGGCCGCGTCGTCGACTACCGGCTCGCGCCTTCCGCAATACACAGCCGCGAGCGCATGACGTATACCGCGGTCAACGAGATCATCACTCACCCCGACGGTGAAACCGCGCGGACTTATGCTCACGTCAAGGAAATGCTTCTCAAGATGCACGATCTGACTCTTGTTCTGATCAAGCGAAGAGAGGAGCGGGGCGCCATTGACTTCGATCTGCCGGAGGCTGAATTGTGGTTCAACGACGAAGGTCAGATCGGCGGCATCGCTAAGTCTGAGCGCAACATCGCCCACCGCCTGATCGAAGAGTTCATGCTGCTGGCAAATGAAACCGTCGCGCGTCACCTTGAACCATTGAACGTGCCGTTGCTCTACCGCATTCACGAAGAACCAAATCCCGACAAGATCGAAGAGTTCGCCGAGATTGCCGCGTCGTTTGGCCACAAGTTCTCGATGCACGGCCCAATTCCTCAACGCGGCTTTCAGCAGCTTGCGCGCGAGATTCAAGGCACGCCCGAAGAGCGTATGCTTTCGTACTTGATGTTGCGCTCGATGCAGCGCGCTCGTTACACGCCGCAGAACGCGGGACACTTTGGGCTGGCGATGAAGACTTACACGCATTTCACGTCACCAATCCGGCGCTATCCCGATCTGATCGTCCATCGCGTACTTCGCGAAGTCATCGAGCGCGGCCGGGAGGGCGACGAGTGGAGCCAGGTCGATCTCGGCGCCAAGCATGCGGTTAAACGCGTGTCCTGGCCCGTGCTTGATGAACAGCGCGAGACCGAGCTTCGAGCCGGGCTTGAGGTGATCGGCGATCATTCCAGCGAGCGCGAGCGCGCCGCCGCCGACGCTGAACGCGAGTTGATGGACTGGCGTAAGACTGCATTCATGGCTGATCGCGTGGGTGATGAGTTCGACGGCGTCATCACCGGAGTGAAAGAGTACGGGTTCTATGTTGAGTTGGATGAGTTCTTCATCGAAGGGCTGGTCCACGTTTCGACACTTATCGACGATGTGTACGATTATCAAGAGCGCAGACACCGGTTGGCGGGGAAACGTACACGCCGCGAGTTTCGACTGGGCCAACGGGTCCGGATCGCCGTGAATCGAGTCGATCAAGCGCGTCACTTGATAGACTTCTCGGTGGTGAAGCCTTAAGAAGCCGGCGTCCGCCCTCCGTTAGGACGGCCGCTGACGTGCTAGACGCCGGGCCATTTCGGTAGGAACCTAGCGGATGCCCCGTCCGTACAAACTGCTTCGCTGCGTAAAAGACGTTCGCTTATTGTTAATGCCTCAGCAATCCGGCTCGTTACGGACTCAACGACAGGAGAATTCCATGAAATCAACAACCACGTTCAAAGAGAGAAAACACCCGTTGGCGTTGGCTGCCGCCGCGCTTGTTGTATTGACCGCGTTCTCGCTCCCGGCGTTTGGCCAGGGCGCCAAGAAAGCCGCAAGCCGCGCCATAAAGCAATACACGATCGAGCAATTCCTAACAACCACCGCAATCGGAGGCAGTTCATTCTCGCCCGACGAGAAGTCGATACTGTTTTCGAGCAACAAGAGCGGGATCTACAATGTCTACAGTGTACCGGTCACCGGAGGCGAGCCGAAGCAGCTCACTCGCTCGACGACCGAGAGCACTTTCGGCATCGGCTACTTCCCGAACGATTCGCGCATTCTGTACACGCACGATCAGGGCGGCAACGAGAACAACCACATCTATGTGCTGGGCGCGGACGGCAAGGAGAAGGACCTGACACCAGGCGACAAGCTCAAGGCTCAGTTCCTGGGGTGGACGCACGACGGCAAGGCCTTCTATATATTCACAAACGAACGAGACCAGCGGTTCTTCGACATCTATAAGCTGGACGCCGTTAGCTTCGAGCGGACGTTGCTATATCAAGACACCGTCGGCTACCAGTTCGGCGACATCTCCGACGATGGGAAGTTTATCGCCTTCGCGAAACCGAACACGACCTCTGATTCGGACGTCTACCTCTACAACGTCGCGACAAAAGAAATGAAGAACATCACGCCGCATCAAGGCGATGTTGCTTCAAGCCCCGCGGCGTTCGATCCCGCGGCGCGATACTTGTACTACCAAACCGATGAAGGCAGCGAGTTCTCATACGTCGCGCGGTACGACCTGACGACCGGAAAGAAGGAGCCGGTTGAAAAAGTGAATTGGGACGTGGCGTTCACCTACTTCTCGCACAACGGCAAATACCGAGTTTCGGGCGTCAACGAAGACGCGCGTACGAAGGTAAAGGTTTACGACACTGCTACGGGCAAGCCCATCGCCTTGCCTGCTTTTCCAGAGGGTGACATCACCTCGGTCAACATCTCCCGTAGCGAGAAAGTGATGGCCTTCTACTTCAACGGGTCTCGTTCGCCGAGCAACCTTTATGTCTACGACTTCGCAACCAAAAAGGTGAGCAAGCTGACGGAGAGCCTGAACCCCGAGATCGATTCAGCGGATCTGGTCGAGTCAAAAGTCATCCGCTACAAATCGTTCGATGGTATGGCAATTCCATCCATTCTTTACAAGCCCCATCAGGCGAGCGCCGCGAAGAAAGCGCCGGCGCTGCTGTGGATTCACGGAGGTCCGGGTGGCCAGACTCGAACCGGCTATAGCGGAGTGATTCAGTACCTGGTTAATCACGGCTACGTGATTTTAGGCGTCAACAACCGTGGAAGCTCGGGATATGGCAAGACGTTTTTCACCGCCGACGATCAGAAGCACGGCCGCGAGCCGCTTTGGGATTGCGTGGAAGCGAAGAAGTACCTGGCATCGCTCGGCTACGTCGACACGTCGAAGATCGGAATCATCGGCGGAAGCTACGGCGGATACATGGTGCTTGCAGCGCTTGCGTTCAAGCCCGATGAGTTCGTGGTGGGCGTCGATCTGTTTGGCGTTTCAAACTGGGTGCGCACGCTCGAATCGATCCCTCCTTACTGGGAGTCGTTTCGCAAAGCGCTCTACAAGGAGCTCGGCGACCCGAAAGCCGACCTCGAAAATCTGAAGGCGATTTCTCCGCTCTTTCATCCGGACAAGATCGTCAAGCCTCTGATGGTTCTGCAAGGCAAGAACGATCCGCGAGTAATCAAACCCGAGTCCGACGAGATAGTCGAAGCAGTGAAGAAGAACGGCCGCGTCGTCGAATACGTGGTCTTCGACGACGAGGGTCACGGGTTCACCAAGAAGGCTAACGAGATCCGAGGCTACAAGGCGATCCTGGATTTTCTCGATAAGTATCTCAGGGGAGCGGACGCCGGCAAGTAGTGCAGTAGTCAAGGAGGTGGCCTGTGCTCGACGAAAGCGGGGGCAAGCCGCCTTCCCGACCTAATATGAAAGGGGCGCCCCTTTGGTGATATTTTGAGTTTGTTTTAAGCAGCTCAAAAAGTTCACGCGAAGGAGAGCCCCATGAACAAAGACAAGTATGTAGGACTGGACACGGATCAGGCAACCATCATCGGCAGGGTTGATGATGCTAAGGGAAACTTCGTAATGGAATCGGCCATCGAAACCAGCGCAAGTAGTATCCGGCAGTTCTTCAAAGGTCTGGACGGTACTATTCACGTCGCGTTTGAAGAAGGTACTCAGGCTGCGTGGTTGTATGACGTCATCCGGCCGCTGGTTGCCGAGGTCACAGTCTGTGATCCGCGGCGCAACAAACTGATTCAGTCAGGGAACAAGGCGGACAGAATCGACGCTGCGAAGCTGGCGAGACTGCTGAGGCTGGGCGAGCTGCATGCGGTCTATCACGGCGAGCGAGGCACACACGGGTTAAAGGAACTGGTTCACGGGTACGAGAGCTTGGTAGCCGACACGACGCGGACAAAGAATCGATTGAAGGCAGTCTTTCGAAGCCAGGCGATTCGTTGCCGAGGTCAGTTGGTTTACAGCAAGCAGGAGCGCAAGCAGTGGCTCGGCAAACTGGACACGGCGGCGCTGGGCGCACGAGCTTCAGGTTTGTACGAACAATACGACTGTCTCACAAAGCTGCGAGACAAGGCACACAAAGCGATGACCACCGAAGCGCTCAGACATCCAGCCTACAAGCGGCTAAAGAAAGTGTCCGGTTTGGGAGAGGTGAGGACGGCGCAGATCATAGCGGTGGTGAGCTCGCCACACCGGTTCCGCACCAAGCGGCAGTTCTGGCCTTACTGCGGGCTTGCGGTGGTAACTCACAACAGCAGTGAGTATGAGATCGTAGATGGCCAGCGGCGAAGAAAACGCAACAAGCAGGCTCAGACTCGAGGATTGAATCAGAACTACAACAGGACATTGAAAGCTGTGTTCAAGGGAGCAGCGGCTACTGCGATCGAGCGGCCGCCGTTCAAGCAATATCG is drawn from Acidobacteriota bacterium and contains these coding sequences:
- a CDS encoding transposase; the protein is MNKDKYVGLDTDQATIIGRVDDAKGNFVMESAIETSASSIRQFFKGLDGTIHVAFEEGTQAAWLYDVIRPLVAEVTVCDPRRNKLIQSGNKADRIDAAKLARLLRLGELHAVYHGERGTHGLKELVHGYESLVADTTRTKNRLKAVFRSQAIRCRGQLVYSKQERKQWLGKLDTAALGARASGLYEQYDCLTKLRDKAHKAMTTEALRHPAYKRLKKVSGLGEVRTAQIIAVVSSPHRFRTKRQFWPYCGLAVVTHNSSEYEIVDGQRRRKRNKQAQTRGLNQNYNRTLKAVFKGAAATAIERPPFKQYRQRLIDKGIRPELALLTVARKIAAITLTIWKKGEEFDPERVNQAVPGTGKE
- a CDS encoding prolyl oligopeptidase family serine peptidase, which produces MKSTTTFKERKHPLALAAAALVVLTAFSLPAFGQGAKKAASRAIKQYTIEQFLTTTAIGGSSFSPDEKSILFSSNKSGIYNVYSVPVTGGEPKQLTRSTTESTFGIGYFPNDSRILYTHDQGGNENNHIYVLGADGKEKDLTPGDKLKAQFLGWTHDGKAFYIFTNERDQRFFDIYKLDAVSFERTLLYQDTVGYQFGDISDDGKFIAFAKPNTTSDSDVYLYNVATKEMKNITPHQGDVASSPAAFDPAARYLYYQTDEGSEFSYVARYDLTTGKKEPVEKVNWDVAFTYFSHNGKYRVSGVNEDARTKVKVYDTATGKPIALPAFPEGDITSVNISRSEKVMAFYFNGSRSPSNLYVYDFATKKVSKLTESLNPEIDSADLVESKVIRYKSFDGMAIPSILYKPHQASAAKKAPALLWIHGGPGGQTRTGYSGVIQYLVNHGYVILGVNNRGSSGYGKTFFTADDQKHGREPLWDCVEAKKYLASLGYVDTSKIGIIGGSYGGYMVLAALAFKPDEFVVGVDLFGVSNWVRTLESIPPYWESFRKALYKELGDPKADLENLKAISPLFHPDKIVKPLMVLQGKNDPRVIKPESDEIVEAVKKNGRVVEYVVFDDEGHGFTKKANEIRGYKAILDFLDKYLRGADAGK
- the rnr gene encoding ribonuclease R, coding for MVTTNLSPQRVLQSLPKSRERGVTADSLAEALNLSESHTAQLGVFLKEFVRVGLAAAKGARYWRKQAPGLLIGTLRGTRSGHAFVVPDDPKEREKGDLFVNARAMAAALHGDTVIARVTGVRERGREGRVEAVLHRANQTVIGTFVKLKSESFASPIDERFLYEISIAPADILGANDGDIVNVEITRPPIAGRRPWGRVIEVLGQPEQPGIDLEIIIRKHQLPHVFPEAALAEAEAIHDAISEEQLAGREDLRERLTITIDGETARDFDDAVSLEELPSGRLLLGVHIADVSNYVREGSTLDEEAFRRGTSVYFPERAIPMLPERLSNDICSLKPQVDRLTMSALIELNRNGRVVDYRLAPSAIHSRERMTYTAVNEIITHPDGETARTYAHVKEMLLKMHDLTLVLIKRREERGAIDFDLPEAELWFNDEGQIGGIAKSERNIAHRLIEEFMLLANETVARHLEPLNVPLLYRIHEEPNPDKIEEFAEIAASFGHKFSMHGPIPQRGFQQLAREIQGTPEERMLSYLMLRSMQRARYTPQNAGHFGLAMKTYTHFTSPIRRYPDLIVHRVLREVIERGREGDEWSQVDLGAKHAVKRVSWPVLDEQRETELRAGLEVIGDHSSERERAAADAERELMDWRKTAFMADRVGDEFDGVITGVKEYGFYVELDEFFIEGLVHVSTLIDDVYDYQERRHRLAGKRTRREFRLGQRVRIAVNRVDQARHLIDFSVVKP